CAGTTCATGTACAACATGGACGAGATCGAGTCCATGGAACTCATGATCAAGAACATGAAGGCCACAAAAACGAATGTGGACTTCTTCGACATGATGAGACGAGGGGGGTGACAACCCCCTGAGGCGCTGTCGCGCCTTCCCCCTTCTCTCGAATTGCTACGCAATTCGGGAAGGGGGACACCGCCAGCGCGGCGGGGCGGTCCTTGCGCGGCGGTTCTGGCCCAGGCCACGCCAGTTTCAGCGGTCACAGGCCATCGCAAAAATGCTGTCCGACCGCCTGTGCAATAATAGAGGGCTTTTTCTGCGGAAAGTACGCTGGATGTTCCACGGTGCAAAGGTTGCCCCGGGTCCTGCACGGCTCCCGCACTTGACAAGGATTGATCATGAAAGAAGGCATTCACCCCAATTACCGCGAAGTGTTGTTCGTTGACCTGTCCAACGGCTTCAAGTTCGTGACCCGTTCTTGCGTGAACACCAAGGAAACCGAAACCTTCGAAGGCAAGGACTATCCTCTGTTCAAGCTGGACACTTCCTCTGAATCGCACCCCTTCTACACTGGCACACAAAAGTCGGTGGACAACATGGGCGGCCGCGTGGAGAAGTTCCGCAACCGTTTCGGCAAGACCACCGCAGCGAAGTAATTCGCGGCCGTTTCGCCAAAAAGGCAGCCCGGGCAACCGTGCTGCCTTTTTTCTTTGGTTCTGGCTCTTTGGTTTTGCCTTTATCCTCGGCAACGCCTCTTTTGTTCGACCCCCTTCACCTTCCTGCCTGGCATCTCGCGTGACCCCCCCCACACCCGCCATCGTTAGCCAAAAAGCCGCCAAAGCACTGCCCCGCTGGGCCCTGCTGTTGCTGTGCATGGCGTATGTCATCCCGGGCTTTGTGGTGCGCGACCCTTGGAAGAGTTCTGATGTCAGCGCCTTTGGCTACATGCTGGAACTGGCGCGGGGCAAGACGTCCTGGTTGAACCCATTGCTGGGTGGGGTAGCCCCCGAGACAGATGGCCTGCTGCCCTACTGGCTGGGGGCCTTGGCCATCCAGTGGGCGCCCGCAGGCATATCGCCCGACATGGCTGCGCGCCTGCCTTTTGTGGGGCTGCTGGTGCTGACCCTGGTGGCCACCTGGTACGGCGTGTATTACCTGGCCCGCAGCCCTGCCGCCCAGCCGGTCGCGTTTGCGTTTGGTGGTGAGGCCCTTCCCACCGACTACGCCCGCGCCATGGCCGATGGCGGGCTGCTGGCCCTGCTGGCCTGCCTGGGGCTGGCGCAACTCTCGCACGAGGCCACCAGTTACCTGGTGCAGTTGTGCTGCACCGCCCTGGTGTTTTTTGGTTTCGCAGGCCTGGCGTTTCACCGCGTGGCACCTGCGCTGGCCCTGGTGGCCGGGCTGGCAGGCCTGGCGCTGGCAGGTGCGCCCACACTGGCCACCTTGCTGGGCCTGGGTGGGGCCTGGCTGCTATGGCATGCACCGGCCCAGGAAGTAGCGCACCGCCGCACCTGGGCCTGTGCCACCGTGGCGCTGCTGGCAGCCATCGCCGGGATGACCTGGCTGCTGGACCTGTGGGGCTGGCGCATTGTCAGCATTGCGGCAGGCGGCAAGGAATGGCTGAGCCTGGCACGCCTGCTGCTGTGGTTTGGCTGGCCTGCCTGGCCTCTGGCTATCTGGA
This Acidovorax sp. 106 DNA region includes the following protein-coding sequences:
- a CDS encoding type B 50S ribosomal protein L31, yielding MKEGIHPNYREVLFVDLSNGFKFVTRSCVNTKETETFEGKDYPLFKLDTSSESHPFYTGTQKSVDNMGGRVEKFRNRFGKTTAAK